From Polaribacter haliotis:
GTCTCTGTAAATTTTAAATAATATGCCAAACCTTGAGCAACTCTTGTTTGTTGGAGCATAATTTCGCTCAACCAAATAAAATATGGGTTCTTTGTTTCTCGCCAAGGAAGTGTTCTCTTGTTTTGTAAGTACCAGGATATTAGTTTGTTATAAAATTTCATTATAAAAAAATAGAATTGCAATATTACATTTTAAAATTCACATAAATTTAAGTCTTTATCTTTTTGGAATTGATTAATTATCATATATTTGCATCCGCATTTTTGAAAGTAAATTAATAAAAATATAGTAAAAATAGAGACATGACGAAAGCAGATATCGTATCGAAAATTTCAGATAAATCAGGAATCGAAAAAACAGATGTTTTGGCAACTGTAGAAGCATTTATGACTGAAGTTAAAGGTGCATTAGAAAATGGCGACAACGTTTATTTAAGAGGTTTTGGTAGTTTTATTATCAAAACAAGAGCAGAAAAAACTGGTAGAAATATTTCTAAGAATACTACTATTAAGATTCCAGCTCACAATATTCCAGCATTTAAACCAGCAAAAACTTTTACTGAAGGAGTAAAAAGTAAAGTAGCTGTTAAGTAACACAGTATTAATCGAAACTAAGGTTTCTAAAAACAACAAGCATTATGCCAAGTGGTAAAAAAAGAAAGAGAGCAAAAATCTCTACACACAAAAGAAAGAAAAGAGCTAGAGCAAATAGACACAAGAAGAAAAAGTAAGCTAATGCTTACTTTTTCGTTTATTGTTTAGCGAAAAAACAAAAAGTTCATTGACATTTGAAGGTTTAACAACTGCTAACGCAGAAAATCTTCACACGGTATTTAAAAATACCTGACAATATTAATCCATCTGCACAATTATGTGCAGTGTTAAAACCAAATTCAGCATGAAAACAGAATTAATAATTCGTTCAAATTCATCTGATATTGATTTTGCCTTATTAAGAGATGGAAAACTTATTGAATTAAATAATGAAACAACTGGTAACAAGTTTTCTGTTGGCGACATATTTTTAGCCAAAATAGGAAAAGTGTTAACAGGTTTAAATGCATCCTTTGTAAATGTAGGTTATCCAAAAGACGGGTTCTTACATTATCACGATTTAGGCGCGCAAGTAAACTCATTAAACTCGTTCATTAAGAAAGTAAGCACAGGTAAGTATAAAGAATTCACTTTAAAGAACT
This genomic window contains:
- a CDS encoding HU family DNA-binding protein, which translates into the protein MTKADIVSKISDKSGIEKTDVLATVEAFMTEVKGALENGDNVYLRGFGSFIIKTRAEKTGRNISKNTTIKIPAHNIPAFKPAKTFTEGVKSKVAVK